Proteins encoded within one genomic window of Camelina sativa cultivar DH55 chromosome 19, Cs, whole genome shotgun sequence:
- the LOC104766227 gene encoding CASP-like protein 5B3 — protein MIDIPGTPGTVTGLVLRISQCVFAAGSISYMVTSGGFFSFTAFCYLIAAMGLQVIWSFGLAILDTFALVRKKTLLSPVLVSLFVVGDWVTSTLSLAGASASAGITVLYFGDLGSCSFEAECWRYQLSVALAFLCWITIAISSLTTLWLLASA, from the exons ATGATAGATATCCCTGGAACACCAGGGACTGTGACCGGTCTTGTCTTGAGAATTTCTCAGTGTGTTTTTGCTGCTGGTTCCATTTCTTATATGGTTACTTCTGGTGGATTCTTCAGCTTCACTGCTTTCTG CTATCTAATAGCAGCAATGGGTTTGCAAGTGATATGGAGTTTTGGTCTTGCAATACTTGACACATTCGCTTTAGTGAGAAAGAAAACGCTTCTTAGCCCTGTTTTAGTCAGCCTCTTTGTAGTTGGAGATTGG GTAACATCGACATTGTCACTAGCAGGAGCCTCGGCCTCCGCGGGGATAACAGTTTTATACTTTGGCGATTTAGGAAGCTGCAGTTTCGAAGCAGAGTGTTGGAGGTACCAACTCTCTGTAGCTTTAGCTTTCCTTTGTTGGATCACAATCGCCATTTCTTCACTTACCACTCTCTGGTTACTCGCTTCCGCGTAA